One part of the Thermococcus litoralis DSM 5473 genome encodes these proteins:
- a CDS encoding adenosylcobalamin-dependent ribonucleoside-diphosphate reductase codes for MPVEKVMKRDGRIVPFDESRIRWAIQRAMWEVGVRDENLLDKIVKDVVDRINELYDGQTPHIENIQDIVELELMRNGLFDVAKAYIIYRKKKAEIREEKRRILNKEKLDEIDKRFSINALRVLASRYLMKNEEGKIIESPKQLFERVAILAAIPDLLYDERVFSKEGGYAQDLKRVEYYLQNLENFDNVYSIGRFKLNKYHFERMVNLYRELAEKGKMKVSIDEFLNMLDRGEFDKYEEVVEEFFNLMVSQIFMPNTPALINSGRPLGMLSACFVVPIEDDMESIMKAAHDVAIIQKMGGGTGLNFSKLRPEGDLVGTTTGAASGPVSFMHLIDAVSDVIKQGGVRRGANMGILEVWHPDIEKFIHAKEQNVGTNVLSNFNISVGLWADFWEALKEGKRYPLINPRTGKKVKEIDPKSLFEELAYMAWAKADPGVVFFDIINRRNVLEPAKGEKIRATNPCVVGDTRVLTPEGYLKIEELFRIAKERNEEKVVAVEGIAEEGEEFAYPITILLPNEEEKEVIYETAHGKQLAVADPIETKAYVWKVGRKKVARVKTKEGYEITATLDHKIMTKDGWKAVEELKEGDLIALPRFEIEDDFGSESIGEDLAFALGWFIGDGYINTNDKRVWFYFNAEKEEEMAHKISEILKKHFNSKAEPHKYGSEIKLGVRGEAYRFFEKIVKTNEKRVPEIVYRLKPNEIRAFLRGLFTADGYVDNDSAIRLTSRDRELLRDVQDLLLLFGILSKIYERPYKGTFEYTTKDGEKKIYEAQGYYELVIANYSRKLFAEKIGFEGEKQEKIRLNKTKIDEPYARVDSVEFIGEEIVYDLTVPEIHSYVSNGFMSHNCGEEPLYDYESCNLASINLAKFVKYDEEGKPYFDWDEYAQVIMKVAKYLDNAIDVNKFPLPEIDYNTKLTRRIGVGMMGLADALFKLGIPYNSKEGYDFMRKATEYLTFYAYKYSIEAAKKRGTFPLYEKTKYPEGELPIEGYYHREIWNLPWDELVEEIKRYGVRNAMVTTCPPTGSVSMIADTSSGIEPIFALVYKKSVTVGEFYYVDPVFEAELKKRGLYNDEILQKISDNYGSVQGLEEIPEDMQRVFVTAMDIHWLDHLLAQASIQLWLTDSASKTINMPNDATVEDVKAAYLLAHALGCKGVTVYRDGSLSVQVYSVEGEKKKRVPAKPSEYAKKILREIVESESWLKKFINVEAIIDGTNGKEVPTFSLSISRAQRQAEETAKERNVKDLLGVAYCPVCYEKDGELVELRMESGCATCPKCGWSKCVIS; via the coding sequence ATGCCAGTTGAAAAAGTGATGAAAAGAGATGGCCGGATAGTTCCTTTCGATGAGAGCCGTATAAGATGGGCTATACAAAGGGCAATGTGGGAAGTTGGGGTAAGGGATGAGAATCTTCTCGATAAGATTGTGAAGGATGTTGTTGATAGGATCAATGAGCTTTATGATGGGCAGACCCCCCACATAGAGAACATTCAGGACATAGTAGAGCTAGAGCTGATGAGAAATGGCCTTTTTGATGTTGCCAAAGCTTACATAATCTACAGGAAGAAGAAAGCAGAGATTAGAGAAGAGAAAAGGAGAATACTCAACAAAGAGAAGCTCGACGAGATAGACAAGCGCTTCTCAATAAATGCCCTTAGAGTTCTGGCAAGCAGGTACCTCATGAAGAATGAAGAAGGAAAAATAATCGAGAGTCCAAAGCAGCTCTTTGAGAGGGTTGCCATTTTAGCCGCAATTCCCGATCTCCTGTATGACGAGAGAGTGTTCTCTAAAGAAGGGGGCTACGCCCAAGATTTGAAGAGAGTCGAATACTACCTGCAGAACCTTGAGAACTTCGATAACGTTTACAGCATAGGTCGCTTCAAGCTCAACAAGTACCACTTCGAGAGGATGGTAAACCTTTACAGAGAACTGGCAGAGAAAGGAAAAATGAAGGTAAGCATTGACGAATTCTTGAATATGCTCGATAGGGGAGAGTTTGACAAGTATGAAGAGGTCGTCGAGGAGTTCTTTAACTTAATGGTAAGCCAGATTTTCATGCCAAACACCCCGGCCCTTATAAACTCTGGAAGACCGTTGGGAATGCTCTCAGCCTGCTTCGTTGTGCCGATAGAGGATGACATGGAGAGCATAATGAAAGCAGCCCATGATGTAGCTATAATCCAAAAAATGGGTGGCGGTACTGGTTTGAATTTCTCAAAACTCCGTCCAGAGGGAGATTTGGTTGGAACGACGACTGGAGCGGCTAGTGGTCCTGTCTCGTTCATGCACCTCATCGATGCCGTTAGCGATGTAATAAAGCAGGGTGGAGTGAGAAGAGGAGCAAACATGGGAATCCTTGAAGTGTGGCATCCAGATATTGAGAAGTTCATCCATGCAAAAGAGCAGAATGTTGGAACAAACGTTTTAAGCAACTTCAACATAAGCGTTGGGCTGTGGGCTGATTTCTGGGAAGCCCTCAAAGAAGGGAAGAGGTATCCTCTCATCAATCCAAGAACAGGGAAAAAGGTAAAGGAAATCGATCCTAAGAGTCTTTTTGAAGAGCTAGCTTACATGGCTTGGGCAAAGGCAGATCCGGGCGTAGTGTTCTTTGACATAATAAACAGAAGAAACGTTCTGGAGCCTGCAAAGGGAGAAAAAATCCGTGCAACCAACCCATGTGTTGTTGGAGATACAAGGGTTTTAACACCCGAGGGCTACCTCAAGATTGAGGAGCTCTTTAGGATTGCAAAAGAAAGGAACGAAGAAAAAGTTGTTGCAGTTGAAGGAATAGCTGAGGAAGGAGAAGAGTTCGCTTATCCAATAACGATCCTACTTCCAAATGAAGAAGAGAAAGAAGTCATTTATGAGACTGCACACGGAAAGCAGCTCGCTGTAGCAGACCCCATTGAAACCAAAGCCTATGTCTGGAAAGTTGGAAGAAAGAAAGTGGCTAGAGTAAAGACAAAAGAGGGTTACGAGATAACCGCTACCCTTGACCATAAGATAATGACAAAGGATGGCTGGAAAGCAGTTGAAGAGCTTAAAGAAGGTGATTTAATAGCCTTGCCAAGGTTTGAGATCGAGGATGACTTTGGAAGCGAGAGTATAGGTGAAGATTTAGCGTTTGCCTTGGGATGGTTTATTGGGGATGGATATATTAACACAAATGATAAGAGGGTTTGGTTCTACTTCAACGCTGAAAAAGAAGAGGAGATGGCGCATAAAATCTCTGAAATACTCAAGAAGCACTTTAACTCCAAAGCCGAACCTCACAAATACGGAAGTGAAATCAAGCTTGGAGTGAGGGGCGAAGCCTACAGATTCTTTGAGAAAATAGTCAAAACGAACGAAAAAAGAGTTCCAGAAATCGTTTACCGCTTAAAGCCAAATGAGATCAGAGCATTTTTAAGAGGTCTCTTCACAGCTGACGGCTACGTGGACAATGATAGTGCAATAAGACTAACTTCAAGGGATAGGGAGCTTTTAAGAGACGTCCAAGATTTACTGCTTCTCTTTGGTATACTATCAAAAATCTACGAAAGGCCATACAAGGGTACATTTGAATACACAACCAAAGACGGTGAAAAGAAAATCTACGAAGCGCAGGGATATTATGAACTCGTTATAGCAAACTACAGCAGAAAGCTGTTTGCAGAAAAGATTGGCTTCGAAGGAGAAAAACAAGAAAAAATTAGGCTCAATAAAACAAAAATTGACGAACCCTACGCAAGAGTTGATAGTGTGGAATTTATTGGAGAAGAAATTGTTTATGACTTAACGGTACCGGAGATTCATAGCTATGTCTCCAACGGATTTATGAGCCACAACTGTGGAGAAGAGCCCCTCTACGACTACGAATCGTGTAATTTAGCCTCTATAAACCTTGCAAAGTTCGTAAAGTACGACGAGGAAGGAAAGCCCTACTTCGACTGGGACGAATATGCTCAGGTTATAATGAAAGTCGCCAAATACCTCGACAACGCTATCGATGTAAACAAGTTCCCTCTACCGGAGATAGACTACAACACAAAGCTCACCAGAAGAATCGGCGTGGGAATGATGGGGTTAGCAGATGCGCTCTTCAAACTTGGCATTCCTTACAACAGTAAAGAAGGCTACGACTTTATGAGGAAGGCCACGGAGTACCTGACCTTTTACGCATACAAGTACAGCATAGAGGCGGCAAAGAAGAGGGGAACCTTCCCGCTTTATGAAAAAACCAAATATCCAGAGGGAGAGCTGCCGATAGAGGGCTACTACCACAGGGAGATATGGAACCTCCCATGGGATGAGCTCGTTGAAGAAATCAAGAGATACGGCGTAAGAAATGCTATGGTAACCACATGCCCACCGACGGGAAGCGTTTCAATGATAGCAGATACCTCAAGCGGAATTGAGCCAATATTTGCTCTCGTTTACAAGAAGAGCGTCACGGTTGGGGAGTTCTATTACGTTGATCCAGTGTTTGAGGCTGAGCTTAAGAAGAGAGGACTCTACAACGACGAGATCCTTCAAAAGATAAGCGACAACTACGGTAGCGTGCAAGGCTTGGAGGAGATACCAGAGGACATGCAGAGAGTTTTTGTGACCGCAATGGATATCCACTGGCTTGATCACCTCTTAGCCCAAGCAAGCATCCAGCTCTGGCTCACCGACTCAGCGAGTAAAACGATAAACATGCCCAACGATGCGACCGTTGAAGACGTTAAGGCCGCTTACCTCTTAGCCCATGCCCTCGGATGTAAGGGAGTCACGGTTTACAGGGATGGAAGCTTGAGCGTTCAGGTGTACTCTGTGGAAGGTGAGAAGAAGAAGCGTGTACCGGCAAAGCCGAGCGAATATGCAAAGAAAATACTTAGAGAGATCGTTGAGAGCGAATCGTGGCTCAAGAAGTTCATCAATGTTGAGGCGATAATAGACGGCACCAACGGGAAAGAGGTACCGACGTTTTCTTTGAGCATCTCGAGAGCCCAAAGACAAGCGGAAGAAACAGCTAAGGAGAGAAACGTAAAAGACCTTCTTGGAGTAGCCTACTGTCCAGTCTGCTATGAAAAAGATGGAGAGCTCGTGGAGCTTAGGATGGAGAGTGGATGTGCCACCTGTCCAAAATGCGGCTGGAGCAAGTGCGTGATTTCTTAG
- the cas8a1 gene encoding type I-B CRISPR-associated protein Cas8b1/Cst1, with translation MKNIKKERRLNEFLTRLEIQNTQKGRTDSHAISPIFTWTGHPFTDAGLVALLLLSGKEKPEELTEEDVKRAVKFVAKLYSQEGWAQLLARIYRNNNPILMINPSMRKYATPDKLEFSLWGLYQLILSTRKHKDRKVCQICGRYPVVSGLELRSIINTKERERPKEITGDIFPLLGTGDLRNYFPHGNEMGADICAHCLFLAQLSSVGSYVITTKNGKTQGVLIVHAYPYEKMVELNKAAVNSAKKAYLYNTAEGFKQPVNFLFELIRKVAENVETGYWEDVSISAYYYLNGNRTGEQWIEIFYIPNPILRFVAFAARKDGIGWKKIVLMGWRKRPSEKEFEDFKKRYPNDVYSKLLSGESILPYFLDIQNRKVNAGWNLLSFYCSEVLGLDKEALEFIKGVADRIVETVEKLPDNKLSRRIRELERAEKLYQFESFFIRVEKDRQEFGIPEALMSFDDFARILTSYGEDLNVSWKTVKNLLLFRIYEKLHDRLMKASLEKAEVEEAEEEFEEGVEK, from the coding sequence GTGAAAAATATCAAAAAAGAGAGGAGACTTAATGAGTTCTTGACAAGATTGGAAATTCAAAACACTCAGAAGGGAAGGACAGACTCACATGCCATATCTCCAATTTTTACTTGGACAGGACATCCATTTACTGACGCAGGCCTCGTTGCATTGTTGCTTTTAAGTGGAAAGGAGAAGCCTGAGGAGCTGACTGAAGAGGACGTCAAAAGAGCCGTTAAGTTTGTGGCTAAGTTGTATTCGCAGGAAGGATGGGCTCAATTACTGGCAAGGATATACAGAAACAACAATCCAATTCTAATGATTAATCCATCAATGAGAAAGTATGCAACTCCAGACAAACTTGAATTTAGTTTATGGGGCTTATACCAACTTATCCTCTCAACAAGAAAGCATAAAGACAGAAAAGTATGTCAAATTTGTGGCAGATATCCAGTTGTATCTGGTCTTGAACTGAGATCAATAATAAACACTAAAGAAAGAGAACGCCCTAAGGAGATAACGGGAGACATATTTCCATTGTTGGGAACAGGAGACTTAAGAAACTATTTCCCCCATGGAAACGAAATGGGGGCAGATATATGTGCCCACTGCCTGTTTTTAGCCCAACTCTCCTCAGTAGGTAGCTATGTAATAACGACCAAAAATGGAAAAACACAAGGAGTTCTTATTGTCCATGCCTATCCTTATGAAAAAATGGTAGAATTAAACAAAGCCGCGGTTAACAGTGCCAAGAAGGCGTACTTATATAATACTGCAGAGGGCTTTAAACAACCAGTAAACTTCCTCTTTGAGCTCATTAGAAAAGTTGCCGAGAATGTGGAAACTGGATACTGGGAGGATGTTTCAATTTCAGCATACTACTATCTCAACGGCAACAGAACTGGGGAGCAGTGGATAGAAATATTCTACATCCCCAATCCGATTCTCCGCTTCGTAGCTTTTGCAGCTAGAAAAGATGGTATTGGTTGGAAAAAGATAGTCTTAATGGGCTGGAGAAAAAGACCCAGTGAGAAGGAGTTCGAAGATTTCAAGAAACGCTATCCCAACGATGTCTACTCAAAACTTCTTTCGGGAGAGAGCATACTCCCATACTTCCTCGATATCCAAAACCGTAAGGTGAATGCAGGCTGGAATCTCCTCTCATTTTACTGCTCGGAGGTGTTAGGTTTGGATAAAGAAGCTTTGGAGTTTATTAAAGGAGTTGCTGACAGGATTGTAGAAACCGTTGAAAAGCTGCCAGATAACAAGCTCTCAAGACGGATCAGAGAGTTGGAGAGGGCAGAGAAGCTCTACCAGTTTGAGAGCTTCTTCATAAGAGTTGAAAAGGATAGGCAAGAGTTCGGCATTCCCGAGGCACTGATGAGCTTTGACGATTTCGCGAGGATATTAACAAGCTATGGCGAAGACTTGAACGTCTCCTGGAAGACTGTCAAAAACCTTCTCCTTTTCCGCATCTATGAAAAGCTCCATGATCGGCTTATGAAGGCTTCCCTTGAAAAGGCTGAGGTCGAAGAAGCCGAAGAAGAATTTGAGGAGGGTGTTGAGAAATGA
- a CDS encoding ferritin family protein, with translation MKLEELLQKIVHQENELYNLYKLGETFATYEHPSLIEHFQWLASEELRHKNTIEKFSSEKTLEKTAVIDYVDSLSLEPYFQDERAEPQTLTDLILEALIREKHSYELYKKLSQILSGSLSEIFNMMAQEELKHAYRLKIIYEGLEE, from the coding sequence ATGAAGCTTGAAGAGCTCCTGCAGAAGATAGTTCACCAGGAGAACGAGCTTTACAACCTCTACAAGCTCGGAGAGACCTTTGCTACCTATGAGCACCCCTCTTTAATCGAACACTTCCAGTGGCTTGCAAGTGAAGAGCTGAGGCACAAAAATACAATTGAGAAGTTCAGCAGTGAGAAGACTCTGGAAAAAACCGCGGTTATAGATTACGTGGATTCTTTAAGCCTGGAGCCATACTTCCAGGATGAGAGGGCTGAGCCTCAGACACTGACTGATCTTATCTTAGAGGCCCTCATAAGGGAAAAGCACAGCTATGAGCTCTACAAAAAACTAAGCCAGATACTTAGCGGTTCTTTAAGCGAGATATTCAACATGATGGCTCAAGAAGAGCTCAAACATGCCTACAGGCTGAAGATTATCTATGAGGGTTTAGAGGAATAG
- a CDS encoding cation diffusion facilitator family transporter: protein MEEVYRPLIASILGNVLLAILKVFVGFLYSSLALISDGIHSLSDVATSIVGYFGVKIASKPADKTHPFGHSRFESLFAFFIGILLFLVAYEIARDALKRIFSGHVIEVNSVMLAVVVISIVSKEAMTQYALRVGKKLNNQILVADAYHHRSDALSSVAVLIGLLLQRLGFTYGDALAGLVVALLVGKAAAEIVFKNVNYLTGTSPPFELCEKIKETALSVEGVVGVHDLRAHYVGPKLHVELHIEVPPHFTLKEAHDISEEVKRKIEDLDEVEAAFVHVDIKGITE, encoded by the coding sequence ATGGAAGAGGTTTACAGGCCTTTAATAGCGAGCATCCTTGGAAACGTTCTTTTGGCTATTCTGAAGGTTTTTGTTGGGTTCTTATACTCCAGTTTGGCTTTGATTTCCGATGGTATACACTCTCTCTCGGATGTTGCGACAAGTATCGTGGGCTACTTCGGGGTTAAGATCGCATCAAAGCCTGCCGATAAAACCCATCCCTTCGGCCATTCCAGATTTGAATCCCTGTTTGCCTTTTTTATAGGCATATTGCTCTTTCTGGTTGCTTATGAAATAGCCAGAGATGCCCTGAAAAGAATCTTCAGCGGGCATGTTATTGAAGTGAACTCGGTCATGCTTGCCGTTGTTGTGATTTCTATTGTCTCAAAGGAAGCAATGACCCAGTACGCCCTTAGAGTGGGAAAGAAGCTCAACAACCAGATACTTGTTGCAGATGCTTATCACCACAGGAGTGATGCACTGAGCAGTGTCGCTGTTTTAATAGGCTTACTCCTTCAAAGGCTGGGCTTTACCTATGGGGACGCTTTGGCAGGACTTGTCGTGGCTTTGCTTGTGGGTAAGGCTGCTGCTGAGATAGTCTTCAAGAATGTGAACTACCTAACAGGAACTTCTCCACCCTTTGAGCTGTGTGAAAAGATTAAAGAAACTGCACTCAGCGTTGAGGGTGTTGTTGGGGTGCATGACCTGAGGGCACACTACGTTGGTCCAAAGCTGCATGTTGAGCTGCACATAGAAGTTCCCCCACATTTCACCCTTAAAGAGGCACATGACATAAGCGAAGAAGTTAAAAGGAAAATCGAAGACCTGGATGAGGTTGAGGCGGCGTTTGTCCATGTAGATATCAAAGGGATAACGGAGTGA
- the cas7i gene encoding type I-B CRISPR-associated protein Cas7/Cst2/DevR, giving the protein MRFATGLVLIDAPHSALNMLGIDESLADRNVTRVKTFKRGGKRYPYVSPQAWRYWWRSTLKEHFNWELSPLYREQKQVFTAANPLKYPDDDIFGYMRAFKKGGVNVTVTRVSPLKNTPLISVLPDRNSLTVDEGYASRHEGDPVPYSQEFYSTVFKGAFSLDLDAVGRFTIISKAGFKNLLTRGDLPKSRNKNNEEIFQEVEEMEKLAQELGVQMNEKEWLMPAEIRKKRASEAIKALRFFSGGAKQTQYHTDITPKFVLLLNVDAGINPFISDIVYEEKGDIKFDAEALAKRLSDLKDVIPEGAKLYLGYDDGFVKSLGWDMDEIVKKLKESGIGVFVGTVKEAIEGFVKEVEAYYG; this is encoded by the coding sequence ATGAGGTTTGCAACTGGGTTGGTTTTGATAGACGCGCCCCACTCGGCGCTGAACATGCTAGGTATAGATGAAAGCCTCGCCGACAGGAACGTTACGAGGGTCAAAACCTTTAAACGCGGTGGAAAACGCTATCCCTACGTCTCCCCGCAGGCTTGGCGCTACTGGTGGCGCTCTACACTGAAGGAGCACTTCAACTGGGAGCTCTCACCCCTATATAGGGAGCAGAAGCAGGTATTCACAGCCGCAAATCCACTCAAGTACCCTGACGATGATATCTTTGGTTACATGAGGGCATTTAAGAAGGGTGGTGTCAACGTAACGGTTACCAGAGTTTCTCCTTTGAAGAACACACCGTTAATTTCGGTTCTCCCGGATAGGAACTCCCTAACGGTTGATGAGGGTTATGCTTCAAGGCACGAAGGCGATCCCGTCCCATATAGCCAAGAGTTCTACTCCACTGTCTTCAAGGGTGCTTTTTCTCTAGATCTCGATGCAGTTGGGCGCTTCACTATCATAAGCAAAGCCGGCTTTAAGAACCTCCTCACAAGAGGTGACCTCCCCAAAAGCAGAAACAAAAACAACGAAGAGATATTCCAAGAAGTTGAGGAAATGGAAAAGCTTGCTCAAGAGCTTGGAGTCCAGATGAATGAAAAAGAATGGCTCATGCCAGCTGAGATCAGAAAGAAACGTGCGAGCGAAGCCATAAAGGCTCTTCGCTTCTTCTCAGGTGGGGCCAAACAGACGCAGTACCACACTGATATAACACCAAAATTCGTGCTCCTTCTCAACGTTGATGCTGGGATAAACCCATTCATAAGCGACATAGTTTACGAAGAGAAAGGAGACATCAAGTTTGACGCAGAAGCACTTGCAAAGAGGCTAAGCGACCTTAAAGACGTTATCCCAGAAGGAGCAAAGCTCTACCTTGGCTATGATGATGGCTTTGTTAAGTCTCTTGGTTGGGACATGGATGAGATAGTTAAGAAACTCAAAGAGAGCGGTATTGGGGTGTTTGTTGGGACAGTGAAAGAAGCCATAGAGGGGTTCGTGAAGGAAGTCGAGGCATACTACGGGTGA
- a CDS encoding radical SAM protein gives MKKLKVYIPGISFPSISLTGNYCTLNCAHCGKHYLEGMKKVTKHNLVEYCKSLEKEGYRGCLLSGGLDSRLKVPLDLYSSEIERIKKETKLKLNAHVGFIDEKDLEWIRHVDAVSLDFVGDDDVIRRVYKIEKGVRDYLEIIDLLTSNGIKVAPHITIGLDFGKVWWEYKAIDMLVEYPIEVLVFDVLIPTRGTEMENVKASSVEESLKVVKYARERFNGELSIGCMRPLGKWRLEFDKGAIEEGVDRITNPPRKVIEWAKTIREVEVIYECCVM, from the coding sequence TTGAAAAAGCTCAAGGTCTACATACCGGGTATTTCTTTCCCATCTATTTCCCTTACTGGAAACTACTGCACCCTAAACTGTGCCCACTGTGGGAAGCACTACCTTGAGGGAATGAAGAAAGTAACGAAGCATAACCTCGTCGAATACTGCAAATCGCTTGAGAAAGAGGGCTATAGGGGCTGTCTTTTAAGCGGTGGGCTGGACTCAAGGCTTAAAGTGCCACTTGACCTTTATTCTTCAGAGATAGAGCGCATAAAGAAAGAAACGAAGCTAAAGCTCAACGCCCATGTAGGTTTTATAGACGAGAAGGACTTGGAATGGATAAGGCATGTGGATGCAGTTTCTCTCGATTTTGTTGGGGATGACGATGTTATTAGGAGAGTTTATAAAATAGAAAAGGGCGTTAGAGACTACCTCGAGATAATAGATCTTCTCACATCAAACGGTATCAAAGTTGCGCCGCATATAACCATAGGTCTGGACTTTGGAAAGGTTTGGTGGGAGTACAAAGCAATTGATATGCTCGTGGAGTATCCAATTGAGGTTTTGGTTTTTGACGTTCTAATTCCAACAAGAGGAACGGAGATGGAGAACGTAAAAGCTTCTTCTGTAGAGGAGAGCCTAAAGGTTGTTAAATATGCCAGAGAAAGGTTCAATGGAGAGCTGAGCATCGGATGTATGAGACCTCTGGGAAAATGGAGGCTGGAGTTTGACAAAGGGGCTATAGAGGAAGGAGTTGACAGAATAACAAACCCGCCAAGAAAGGTCATTGAGTGGGCAAAAACAATAAGGGAGGTAGAGGTTATTTACGAATGCTGCGTTATGTGA
- the cas6 gene encoding CRISPR-associated endoribonuclease Cas6 — protein MRFLIRMGGENSEFKVPYNHQHYLQGLIYRRIQAVNPELSLNLHRPKVPKLFTYSLFMTEKRKTLRGERYFIGKGKAFFYFSTPIAEIAEAFIGGLLQEPEVTLWNERFYVEEVKALAEPFSYSGRTYSTLSPIAVTTLKPELGRLKHYDLSPMEGEFYNNLRENLREKYVLLYGKAPPEDFEVRVLKAKPKRFEVKPGIFQRAWHLVFKAYGDDELIRVGYRAGFGEKNSLGFGMVKVDGRKERVKKRWKGGEKYQKREET, from the coding sequence TTGAGGTTCCTAATAAGAATGGGTGGAGAAAATTCAGAGTTTAAAGTTCCTTACAACCATCAGCATTACCTTCAAGGTCTTATATACCGGAGGATCCAAGCTGTAAACCCCGAGTTAAGCCTTAACCTGCACCGCCCAAAGGTGCCCAAGCTATTTACCTACTCGCTCTTCATGACCGAGAAACGAAAAACACTTCGAGGAGAGAGGTACTTCATTGGAAAGGGAAAAGCATTCTTTTACTTCTCAACGCCTATAGCGGAGATTGCTGAAGCGTTTATCGGGGGCCTTCTTCAAGAGCCAGAAGTAACGCTGTGGAACGAGAGGTTTTACGTGGAGGAGGTTAAGGCTTTGGCGGAGCCTTTCTCTTACAGCGGGAGGACTTACTCAACACTCTCGCCAATAGCCGTAACCACTTTAAAGCCCGAGCTCGGGAGGCTCAAACATTATGACCTCTCTCCCATGGAAGGGGAGTTCTACAATAATTTGAGGGAAAACCTTAGGGAGAAGTATGTTCTGCTTTACGGGAAGGCTCCTCCAGAGGATTTTGAGGTTAGGGTGTTGAAGGCAAAGCCCAAGCGCTTTGAGGTCAAGCCGGGCATCTTTCAGAGGGCTTGGCATCTCGTGTTCAAGGCTTATGGTGATGATGAGCTGATAAGGGTTGGCTATCGGGCTGGCTTTGGGGAGAAAAACAGCCTAGGCTTCGGGATGGTGAAGGTTGATGGGCGGAAGGAGAGAGTGAAGAAGAGGTGGAAGGGAGGTGAAAAATATCAAAAAAGAGAGGAGACTTAA
- the cas5b gene encoding type I-B CRISPR-associated protein Cas5b produces MIRVKLRAWTASFRFPTFQSGYQPTLPVPPPSTIQGILSAAKGEPVYLTELPYVGYVFKSGGRGVDLEKIYALGKVETDIMKREFHYNAELYLYLPDEWKEHFKRPRYQLLLGRSSDLAVVEEIKEDVELEEKEAPLGGTIVPIELGLSGMVHALVVEYDYSIIPRRAKLVKPFVVLPYPRTDAEKRRQTTKSLYDSELGIGVYLHRWSK; encoded by the coding sequence ATGATACGGGTAAAACTGAGAGCATGGACGGCATCTTTCCGCTTTCCCACATTTCAGTCAGGATACCAGCCAACCTTGCCAGTTCCACCCCCATCGACCATTCAGGGAATACTATCCGCCGCAAAGGGAGAACCAGTTTACCTCACAGAGCTTCCATACGTTGGCTACGTCTTCAAAAGCGGAGGAAGAGGAGTAGATCTTGAAAAAATCTATGCTCTCGGAAAGGTTGAGACAGACATCATGAAACGTGAATTTCACTACAATGCAGAGCTCTACCTTTATCTTCCGGACGAGTGGAAAGAACACTTCAAAAGACCTCGCTATCAGCTCCTCCTTGGGAGGTCCAGTGATCTAGCAGTTGTCGAAGAGATCAAAGAAGATGTTGAGCTTGAAGAAAAGGAAGCGCCTCTCGGAGGAACGATAGTGCCCATCGAACTTGGACTCTCTGGTATGGTCCATGCGCTCGTTGTTGAATATGATTATTCCATCATTCCGAGAAGGGCAAAACTCGTAAAGCCCTTTGTTGTGTTGCCGTATCCAAGGACAGATGCAGAAAAAAGAAGACAGACAACAAAAAGCCTCTACGATAGCGAGCTTGGAATAGGTGTTTATCTACATAGGTGGAGCAAATGA